Genomic segment of Hylaeus volcanicus isolate JK05 chromosome 6, UHH_iyHylVolc1.0_haploid, whole genome shotgun sequence:
TATTTCCGACAAGTATCTTTTTAGTATGTTCTTCAGTAAAGATAATAGCTTCCTTtgtgtttcatatatttttataatttataatctaGTGGAAAGTACACCATCGACCCAGAATGCACAGACTGTATCTGAATTGCCAAAGGAACTAATGGATAATGAACTTTTGCCAAAATATAAACGAGATTTAGTAGCAAAGTTAAAGTGTTTGAGAGCAGAATTGAACGCTCTTCAGCCTCAAAGTGGACATTGTAGACTTGAAGTgtcgagaaatgaaatatttgaagtgagtgtttaaatacattaatgattaatttaacacaaattttataaatatataattacttGTTCAGGAGTCATACAGATTGATAATGAAAATGCGACCAAAAGACATGCGCAAAAGACTTATGGTAAAATTCCGTGGTGAGGAAGGTCTTGACTATGGTGGAGTAGCGCGAGAGTGGTTGTATTTACTATCACACGAAATGTTAAATCCACAATATggattatttcaatattcaagAGATGACAATTATACACTTCAAATCAACCCAGATTCAGGAATAAACCCAGAACATTTATCGTACTTCCATTTTGCTGGCAGGATAATAGGAATTGCCGTTTTTCATGGTCATCATATAGATGGCGGTTTCACAACTCCGTTTTACAAAATGTTGCTTAACAAAGCTATAACTCTCACCGATATAGAAGGGGTCGATCCAGAACTACACAGGAGTCTTACATGGATGCtgtaagtaaacaaaaatatcgaataaataaaattttcataaaacatattgcaaaaatatttttattttaataacagagAAAACAGTATCGACGGAGTGCTGGATGCTACATTTTCAGTAGAACATAGTAGTTTCGGTGTATTGAAAAACCATGAACTAAAACCAGGCGGTAAAGACATTCCTGTaactgaagaaaataaaaaggaatatgTCCGGTTATATGTAAACTATCGTTTCATGCGAGGAATCGAGCAACAGTTTCTGGCATTACAAAAGGGATTTCACGAACTAATTCCACCACAACTGTTGAGACCATTTGACGAGAGGGAATTAGAATTGGTTATAGGTGGCTTAGGAACTATCGATATTAACGACTGGAAAATGCACACACGATTGAAACATTGTACACCCGATACGCCGGTAGTAAAATGGTTCTGGCAAATTGTGGAATCTTACGGAGAAGAAATGAGAGCTCGTTTACTTCAGTTTGTTACTGGAAGTTCCAGAGTTCCTCTGCAAGGTTTTAAAGCTCTGCAAGGTAAAAACATATATCCAATCGAATCGAAATGTTAAAAAGAACTATATGTTAATAAtcgttttaacatttttacagGATCAACAGGAGCCGCGGGTCCGCGTCTGTTTACGATTCATGCCGTTGACGTGCCTAGTGAAAATTTACCAAAAGCGCATACTTGTTTCAATAGGATAGATATTCCAGAAAGTTATCCCTGTTATCAGAAGATGCTTGATAAACTCACACAAGCAGTTGAAGAAACTTGCGGTTTTGCTGTTGAATAATAGGTAAAATACATATCATCTTATTTTACGTGTagcgtatatatatattctgttTTATAGAATCACTGAGACTATACATTTTCATAGCAGGAAATATTCGTCGACAGATTTTTATtgtcgttaaattaaaaattaatgttcaaAGTACCGGGAGATGATATCTGAGGAGAGTAAGGAAAGAgattttcattgtaaaatgaaaatgataatacGTAGAATGTCAGTAATGTTTCTGACAATGTTTTTGTACAAATGTCTGGATGGCCTTGATGGTTGTAATGACCGGCAAGTAATTGCCGATTGGTACATCATGTATATGAACACTCTTGTGATTTCCTCACTTCGTCcatgaacatttaaaatgaaatggtTCCTCAGAAGTTTTGATTATATTGGCCTCtaactatttattattcaatgacTGATAGAGATGCtcgaaaattatacttttattgaGGTACATACTTTGATTGGcctaaaattttgattttatttatattaaccaAGTTTTCCGTCGTAACTCTAGGATCAATAACTTACTTATAAGATCACCATCAAAGAATTGACTTCATTGTTCAAGGTATGATAGAAAAATCATGCATGCACAAATATGTGtggaaaatgaattctttcacacaatgaaaaacattgttcaattgtaaaatatatactcATTACTATCTCACATTAAACGGAAATACctccaaaaataaatcgataatttAAGAATCTcagatcatttaaaattcgcgGATGcgtactatttaaaataaatttcctgtTATGGGACAACGTATTTCATTCTTGAAAGGtttcagtttctttttaatcgaatgTAGTAGTATCAATATGCACagtcaattaataatttcgcaTTAATTACCTTTCAAATAATAGTTTAGTGACAAGAATATATACtcaaattcaaacaattataattagacGTCTGTTGAAAACAGTGCTGGGAATCTAGTATTTTACAGATGTATTATCACAATACGACTCGTGGTGGTTAGggagaaaattcaaaatttgtatatatatatatatatatacatatatcataaTCTTAAACGCAagtgtcaaatattttattttatacatgttctcaattatttaacgaaacgtGTTGATTTCATGTCGATGGTCATATCATTGTATACGACGCAcgtatattacaaaaatatcgtttttaattaatttttgttaaaatggaaattaataggTACGAAGTACTATCATTGAATATAAAGAGGTACGCGTTCtcagtattaaaatttattttatcatcgTACGAGTAACACTTGCGTTGAGGAACTTTCGAATAACGCAATCggcatattttgttattgcTGCGCAACTCGTGTCGAACGGAATTTATTGTTGCTTGTTTTGTAGCTAATAGCGCCGAATgcgttaataaaatgtaaataataaagtttaatataaaattaataacacaaGCGTATAATGTGTACGCCAAATAGTCGTCTTTGCACGATGAAAACGCGTCGGTTTTAGTATAGGTTAAATCGTGAATCGTGTACATTAGCTTTAATTTAAAGTAGGACacatatttaaagaaagagtTTATTCGATGAGTTTATGTAAAGTTAGAAAATTTTGATCGAATTTACTCTTTTGTTTTAGGAGTTCACAAAATAATCTATACTTTACTAGCTTTTAGTAGAGTAGAGAAACTTATTTATCACACGAAACCTTCATGTAGTCTAGCATTTacttttattgtaaaaaatctAGCGGCTAATAACACGAATCATCATTtcgtattattattgcattattGTATGTTATTCTGCACTTAACTGTGATCAAGCATATCTTGAAAAGAGGAGAAACAGTGGGAGACAGTTTTTAAcagtttgttttattattctatatacGTATTTGTGTttctcatttttgttttaaataacaaacctttatattaatatttgtttcgataaTGTCTACTAGTGAAACGTTGttacactttacatttttaagtATCACCCGTTTTCGGTTTTGAAATACGGTCTGATTACTTAGCCTTCGCATTGATgaagatttattataaatagactaTCGTTCTCCCTCTTGCATGATACATTAACGAGGCAATCGTTTATATCAGAACAAATTACAACAGTTAACGACGATGATGGTGATAATAATGACTATATATTCGAAAAGTTTCGTAAAACAAtgtcaaatgaaatttatcgaatgatatcgttaatttgaaattatctaATCACGTTAAACTGTTATCCACAttactctttatttttacactaaTTACGTTTGAGGACTTCATTCTAACCTATAACAAGATTCGCATTCATTGTTAATATATACTCTAATGttctcaaatttaaattaatggtAGTCGCTATGAAAGTCTCCCACGAGTTTGTTACATTATAAACTTTTTCAATCTATCGCATCTGAGGGGGGGATAAGGGCCTTATTAGTGCCTTGGAGTCGATGTCAATGAgaatagaacaaaaattgtatgtctattatattttggaataaaagtaatattgcatgtcgttaaagaaaaaaaaaaacgaaaaaaaaacatctcactaattctaaaaaaaaaacgtctgAAAATGATCACAACGTAAATTTTACTAGTGTATGTGTAGATTATGATAGAACAAATGACCCCGAAGTTGGAATACAActagaaatgaatttatgtCACAATGTTGGCAAGCATTGTcagaaagttttaattaattcataatcCTTAAGTAATTACAAAGTATGGAACACCTTTCTGATTATCTCTTgctgttaaataattacaaacaatggcgtaaataacacatacatattttttaagtaaattgaTCTACAAGCTAGCTACATACACGAGTAATCGAGGACAAACAAatcaatgtttaatatttaagatatAATTGATTGCGAGTAAAATAGGTACTTTCagttatgtattattataagtgCAATTGAATTCGATTGTTCGTGCACGGCGTGGATCGTAACACAATAACGTGGAAACTGTttcgtacaatattttaacTGCCCCCCAATTATAGACATTCAGCAGGagacaatattaaataatgaattaagaTAAAGGgtacaaaaattagaaaatgattttGAATACATATCATGTAACGTAATTTTCATTGCAACACGAAATTCAGATGCGAAACGTAATTAAgcagaataattattaataaagtacGGGTATAGATGCTCTCTTAAATTGTGCGAACGTTcaacgattaataataatcagagtttttaataaacgtaTGTGGTGGCCGGATTTCGAATTCCATGTTAAGTACATTGTATACTTGTGCTTGgcaataatagaattttactCTACCAAATAGCAggatattttgcaaatatttatcgacacccataaaaaaatgcatttcgATAATTGgaggtaaatatttcttttcgtcgAAAAGCgacaaatgaaaacaaatatgaatgCACATTAACAGAAATAAGGAATCGTTTATTCGATAATACATGGATATTTaggatttatttatcgaggTATGCGtggaaattatgtaaaattgcGAATATGTTACTACactgcaattattttattattattattgctattgTAATCGttgttattatcattattgcGCAGGACCTtcgaaatataattgtatatacatcTTTTCCTTTTGTATTTTGgatgaaatgtatattttaataaaatatccaaaGTATGAACTTTTTTAATCTTGTCTTCATATTacactatatatatacagggtgtcccaaaaatattggagttccttgaaaggggtggttcggatggggcttcgttaagcagatattaacaaaaaccccgaccaatcagagcgcgcgtataccgttggagcggccgcggtagggaaggctacgcgctaggcggccgcgctcgtacgcgaacaagtgactcgacgtgcacgaaggacattgacgcggccgcctagcgcgtagccttcgctaccgcggccgctccaacggtatacgcgcgctctgattggtcggggttttttgttaatatctgcttaacgaagccccatccgacattttcgcaaaggaaaaagttgtttcaaatcacctcccgaaccacccctttcaaggaactccaacatttttgggacaccctgtatactaataaatagaaacgatTACTGGAATTTTGCCagaataaaagtatgtttggCCATATAAATCATGTTAGGAGGAATTATATCTACTagttacataattaaatttagatttatatttatatttaacattctcGCAGCGCCATCCGTGATACTAATTCAGTAacgcaaatataaataaagaaaattagaatatgTGAAAACTAcagtatcgatatttttagatttttatttacgtcaTCTAGcgatcaaaatttgtaattatttcacaacaaacttgggcgttttgccacGGATGGCGCTGCaagtatgtataaaattaattaaaatttgatgtGCCAAATAAGGCTGTATGTATTCTATTAACTTAGCCAATTAACGTATTAACTAACTACtagttaaaatttgaataaaaacagGATAAATTATGCTAATAACGGCAATGTCGGTATCCGAATATTGGTAATGCCATCTAGCGTTTAAAATTTAGAACTATTTTACGATGAACTTGGGCATTTTGCCACGGATGGCGCCAGTAGTCTAATTAGTGATAAAGTGGGGTACTGTAATGCTATTCACTTGACTATACTTCATCAAGGAGCTGTGTTGACAGTTTGCATAAtgcttaataaataatgaaataaaagtattagtTTTTTTGTTGGTATACACTTGTATAAATCTCTTTTACACCATGGCTATGTTTGAAACGTTAAGAAAAGAATATAGTGTAAGGATCGTGTTTATAAGTTCGTACGATGATCACGGTGAggttataaaatttatattttcaacgttATTCTGTTTTCTTCGTAGGATTACTTGCAACAATGTTTCAAAGTCCCAGACATACAGacatttcaaaagaaatgtacaGAACGATGTGCAAATGACAGTGATAGAAAAGCTGCAGTCGATCAGGCGTTAAGAGATACTCTCCTTGTAATTTTATCCGAGCAAGTGGACACCAATGTTCAGTTACTTGAGACGTATATTACATTCTGCATCGAGCTATGCAGAAAAGACTTAGCAACAGCCAGTATGCCAGTTATGTTGCTCGGTGACATATTCGATTCTATGACACTTGATAGATGTGAACAACTCTTcacatttgttgaaaataatgttGTTGTGTGGAAAGAAGATCTATTCTTCAGtgcttgtaaaaataatttgctaaGGATGTGCAATGACCTGCTTAGACGATTATCTAGATCGCAGCAGACTGTATTCTGTGGCAGAATTCTATTATTCTTGGCCAAGTTTTTCCCTTTCTCAGAACGATCTGGTCTTAATATTGTCAGTGagtttaatttggaaaattatacTGAGTTTGGTTCTGAAAAATCAGAGGGAGACGTGTtggaacaaataaataaagatgaaGATAAATCAGAGACCAAAGTACCaattgattataatttatatagaaagtTTTGGGCACTACAAGATTTCTTTAGAAATCCGAATCAATGTTATCACAAAATGCATTGGAAAGTGTTTTCAGCGGTTagttcaaattatttcaattagtGATATTTGTTCAAATCTGTGCTTAGAAAAAGAttggaaacttttaattttttgtttatatttactcCAGCATGCATCTAGTGTTTTATCAGCATTTTCGTCTTTCAAATTGGAAGAACAACGCAGTTATCCTGCGGCTACTGTTAAACTTGATTCTTCGATGGAAGGTTCTCATAAGGAAACCCcttattttgcaaaatatctAACAAATCAGAAATTATTGGAACTACAGCTGTCTGATTCAAATTTTAGGAGATATGTATTGCTGCAATTTCTCATTCTCTTCCAGTATCTTAATAGCACTGTTAAATTTAAAGCGTAAGTATCTGCATTATGTGTACGCATCCTTTGAACACTCGTACTTTATTACAATTGAATTCACAATTCCTCTTTGTAGAATtgcacattttttataaatttcatagtAAAATGACTTTTGAAAGCTATAAAATGATGTTTGTTTTCCAAAGCTTCCTTGCCAGTGGCTATGAGACAAGGTCTGCTTTCCTTAAATAGTGGTTTGAGTTGTTTATGTCACAGAGTCTCAATAACTTCTGCAATTTTTTAAGTGAAACACATGAGCTGAAGCCTGACCAAGTAGATTGGGTGAAAGGAACCACAGATCAAGTTTACGGGTTACTGATAGAGACGCCTCCCGATGGTCCGACTTTCGCTGATACtgtcaaaaatatattgaaacgCGAAGAGCATTGGAATGCATGGAAAAACGAAGGTTGTCCACCATTTAAAAAGCCAGCTTCGGAGGCTAATATTGATATAGATGAATTGAGGAAACCGAAACGACCGAGACGTAGAATTGGAGATGTTATCAGAGATGCTCAAGCAGTAGGAAAATATCACATGGGAAAGTAAGTAATccttgttttataaaaaaaaagtaaaaatatttattttttttattatatgaataactaaatttaattacttcgcAGTCCAGAACTTACAAAGTTATGGAATTTATGTCCTAATAATCTTGAAGCATGTAAATCCAAAGACAGAGATTTCCTTCCATCTTTAGAAACATACTTTGAAGAAGCCATTATGCAGTTAGATCCTAATGCAATGGTCGAGGACGAATATAAGTAcgcgtatttttttgtttgtctttTTTGTGATATTTTAAAAGCTCAACTTCGTTTCTATGTAACATAGGAAAGTAAATGATGGAAACTTTGGTTGGAGAGCTTTGAGGTTATTAGCTAGACGCAGCCCCCACTTTTTCGTTCATGGGAATTATCCTATCAATAAACTTCCCGAGTACCTTGAAAcgatgattaaaaaaattgccaAAGATCGCCCAGTAAGCATAATGCTTTTATTcagttaatatttaacatttctgttgtttacatttaaaaatcaattgttcATTATCATCGAAGCAAACACAGTCCGATACAAAATTGGAGACCGGCGAAACGCCACCATCGGAAACGAACGATCAAGAATTCAATGAAGATGTGTTAAAACAAGAGAGCGAACAAGTTGAACCCGAAAATACAGATACTAAGGGGCGAAAACTAACGAAGGTTACTCCCGAAATGGTGGCGAAATTATCAGATATTTTAAAGAACGATTGGAAGAAATTAGCAACTAAATTTGGTTACACAAATGAGGAGGTACTCGAAGTAgtagaaagaagaaaatttggaaagaaAGACTATATAATATCATCTTTTTTAGATCACGTTTTTCCAAGGGAAACCTACACCGTACgaacaatgtaaaaatatgttgGAGATTTGGGCAGAAGAAGATGTGGATGCGTCCATGGAGAATTTAGCATATATTTTAGAAGGTTTAAAGTTCACGGAAGCGTTGtctattttaaaatcataaatgtatttttaaaaatcgtctATGCAGCAATTAACTTTAAGATGTGAAGATTACTAtgtgaattaataataaactttttcaattttcctaatgatgtatttattataccaATCCTTGATCATCGGTGATTTTAGTTTGATGGGAATACAGATTTACATAGGGGTTAAATGAGATTCAAGAGTCCAGTAGATGCACTTTTCGtcttttatttagaaagaCAATAATAAAgtgtacaaataatacaaaatttcgaaataaaacggTCCTTGGTGCAAACTATATCGAAGGATGGTTTCACATAGGGATGCCAAGATCTACTTACGACATCAAGGGAATCATTCGGTACGAAATATTCGCCACCAAGCATGCTGACAACCTAAagatatacagagtgtttcaTATAAAGTATCAGAAGCTGTTTTCTTATAAACtaatcgatttcatttttgttacagttaaataaaacagggggaggggagggggaggagAATTCTTGGGGTGACTtctaaaacgaaaaaagaaagggtCTTAATTATTTGTGAATGGTagattgtattcattttttgtttcttggGTAGctcttgcaattttttaaaaattatgctTAATTACAGAATTGTGGCAACAAATGCTAAAGGAAAACTTAAGAAAAGGGTCTTCATCAGTTTTCGTGGAAACAGCTTATAACACCTTACGTTGAACACTTCTGTAGATCGAACATGTCTCTGTacttaattgtaataaattagaTTAATGTTAATGGTATCGTATCTTTGAATTATAGACACTGACTTAGATTCGATTTATGCTCGATGTAAAAGCAAATGTACAGTGAGTCACGAAGGTACTCGAACGCTCTTAAACGAGAAGGTTTGACTCTTAAAGAATAATGATGTTACGAAttgcaaaacaattttattcctgTAGTGACACAAATACCACGAAATATTATAACtctacatttttgtaaaaactaTATTATTAGCTTAATACTTTTGCGACGGTTTGGTCGATGTTACCAACAAATTCATAACTATTGCTTACTTTATCGGAGACACTTAagaatcatttcatttttcgaattcgcaATATAACTAAAATCTTTCATTTGGGAGAATTGGAGTACTTTCGTGGTTCATCGTATAACGACGATTAGACCGCGACAGCTCGCAGTGCGGTAACGTTTCTGAACGAACTAtaagttataaaatattgctacGTATACGCTGGTAGTCTCGAAAGCTTTATCAACTGCCGCAACTGTTAGGCCAATCTCTAACGATCCGTTCTTGCGTTGTGTCTCGCGTTTCCTCGAACTACAACAAACCCGTTCGTCGGTGAAACGCGCGCGTTCCTGACGACATCATACACGGAGCATAAATCTGGATTCCAGATTTCGTGAAACTTAAATGGTCTTGTCGGAATCCACGTTGATCAACTTGTTTCTTACATCTAACATACACACTCATATTGTATTGGGTAAAGTGTAAATGCAATTCGATCGCGAATATGatcttcgtttttattttaggtCGTAGGGCAGCTGTTAGTTTTaggtattcattttttttttcttttgatcaTTTTCATCGCTTAACCGTAAAATTAAGACTCGGTTACGGAGGGGGCGCCTTTAAGAaacttctttgtttttttctttttttatagtagCGATCTAAGTACTGGACGTTTATCGTGATGCGGGGATCTCTTAACGACCTCGAGTTCGCGTTGTTTTGCCGATGGAATCCgatttcgaatcgaatttccTTGGCCAGTCGATAGCGACGGATCAAAGGTACGGGCAATCGATATGACACACTGATGAACGATGTCTAGACGATCAGtcttatttcttaaaaagagAACGGAAATTCGCGTAAAGCGCTGACTAATGACTCGCGATATGGGGTTTTATTACCTTCCGAGTTAGGGATAGATTTCACCGTTTCGGAAACAGagatggggggggggggattcACCGCTCGATAGACTTGGGGGAtgggcgaaattttattctacgaaCAAATGACGAGTATAAATACTGTATCGTGATCTATTAATGCTTTCACTCGTGTCACGTGAAGTGtaatttcattgtataatttaGATTGCAATTTTTACCTAACAAACAAAAGTCACAAAGTCGTTCACTTTTTCATAAACAATTATCACATTGATCACTCGTTGAAATTGGATAATACTCGTTAAACTATTCCCTGCTCGTCGATATCGTCaagcaaatgaaatttttagccTTTGTTTCGCTCGAAGACATCAACGTAATGCAACCTTCCTCTGATCTTCCATAACTTTTACTCGAAAATGTCCAGATAAAAATTTAGCCCATCTTAGTCGACGATGTTTTACCAAACGGTGACGATGAACGGACACGTCTC
This window contains:
- the LOC128877937 gene encoding THO complex subunit 1 isoform X1, whose translation is MAMFETLRKEYSDYLQQCFKVPDIQTFQKKCTERCANDSDRKAAVDQALRDTLLVILSEQVDTNVQLLETYITFCIELCRKDLATASMPVMLLGDIFDSMTLDRCEQLFTFVENNVVVWKEDLFFSACKNNLLRMCNDLLRRLSRSQQTVFCGRILLFLAKFFPFSERSGLNIVSEFNLENYTEFGSEKSEGDVLEQINKDEDKSETKVPIDYNLYRKFWALQDFFRNPNQCYHKMHWKVFSAHASSVLSAFSSFKLEEQRSYPAATVKLDSSMEGSHKETPYFAKYLTNQKLLELQLSDSNFRRYVLLQFLILFQYLNSTVKFKAFLASGYETSETHELKPDQVDWVKGTTDQVYGLLIETPPDGPTFADTVKNILKREEHWNAWKNEGCPPFKKPASEANIDIDELRKPKRPRRRIGDVIRDAQAVGKYHMGNPELTKLWNLCPNNLEACKSKDRDFLPSLETYFEEAIMQLDPNAMVEDEYKKVNDGNFGWRALRLLARRSPHFFVHGNYPINKLPEYLETMIKKIAKDRPQTQSDTKLETGETPPSETNDQEFNEDVLKQESEQVEPENTDTKGRKLTKVTPEMVAKLSDILKNDWKKLATKFGYTNEEITFFQGKPTPYEQCKNMLEIWAEEDVDASMENLAYILEGLKFTEALSILKS
- the LOC128877937 gene encoding THO complex subunit 1 isoform X2, whose amino-acid sequence is MAMFETLRKEYSDYLQQCFKVPDIQTFQKKCTERCANDSDRKAAVDQALRDTLLVILSEQVDTNVQLLETYITFCIELCRKDLATASMPVMLLGDIFDSMTLDRCEQLFTFVENNVVVWKEDLFFSACKNNLLRMCNDLLRRLSRSQQTVFCGRILLFLAKFFPFSERSGLNIVSEFNLENYTEFGSEKSEGDVLEQINKDEDKSETKVPIDYNLYRKFWALQDFFRNPNQCYHKMHWKVFSAHASSVLSAFSSFKLEEQRSYPAATVKLDSSMEGSHKETPYFAKYLTNQKLLELQLSDSNFRRYVLLQFLILFQYLNSTVKFKAETHELKPDQVDWVKGTTDQVYGLLIETPPDGPTFADTVKNILKREEHWNAWKNEGCPPFKKPASEANIDIDELRKPKRPRRRIGDVIRDAQAVGKYHMGNPELTKLWNLCPNNLEACKSKDRDFLPSLETYFEEAIMQLDPNAMVEDEYKKVNDGNFGWRALRLLARRSPHFFVHGNYPINKLPEYLETMIKKIAKDRPQTQSDTKLETGETPPSETNDQEFNEDVLKQESEQVEPENTDTKGRKLTKVTPEMVAKLSDILKNDWKKLATKFGYTNEEITFFQGKPTPYEQCKNMLEIWAEEDVDASMENLAYILEGLKFTEALSILKS